From a region of the Bermanella marisrubri genome:
- a CDS encoding cold-shock protein yields the protein MSKVTGTVKWFNDEKGFGFIQQDGGKDVFVHYSAIQGSGRRTLAEGQQVTMTVTQGQKGLQAEDVEPA from the coding sequence ATGTCCAAAGTGACAGGAACCGTTAAATGGTTCAACGATGAAAAAGGCTTCGGCTTCATTCAACAGGACGGCGGTAAGGATGTATTCGTACATTACAGCGCAATCCAAGGATCTGGTCGTCGCACATTGGCAGAAGGCCAACAAGTTACGATGACTGTGACTCAGGGCCAAAAAGGCCTACAAGCGGAAGATGTAGAACCTGCATAA
- a CDS encoding leucyl aminopeptidase family protein, whose product MSDSMTCTSRHCDSIVHSQDGIPLKLFSVTEYESWLQLQDSFTQNILQPLHLHKSGAATIPNIKGETALAIAVSADPSDLWAFANLPKQLPAQQYKLEDSPYGDNLAMTWGLATYQFSRYLKQQEDQTHITLAIPDKNLYEEAQRQIQAVTLVRDLVNTPAGDMMPQDLAATTKYLAEEFNGSFNEIVDASLIEQNYPMIHAVGRASENRPRLLELKWGKESDPKVTLVGKGVCFDSGGLDLKPANAMRLMKKDMGGAAHVLGVAHLVMSHALPVQLRVLIPAVENAVSANAFRPGDVLNTRKGLKVEIDNTDAEGRLVLCDALTDACEQNPDLIIDFATLTGACRIALGTELPGYFSNSNEIAHALFQAGSQTQDPVWQLPLHTPYKDMIKSDVADMVNSAASPFGGAITAALYLQAFIENDTPWIHFDVMAWNNRTLPGRPSGGEAMGVRAVFEMLQGRYGQ is encoded by the coding sequence ATGTCTGATTCAATGACGTGTACCAGCCGCCACTGTGACAGTATTGTGCATAGCCAAGATGGCATTCCATTGAAATTATTTTCAGTTACTGAATACGAAAGCTGGCTGCAACTGCAAGATAGCTTTACGCAGAATATCTTACAGCCATTACACCTACACAAATCCGGTGCAGCCACTATTCCGAATATCAAAGGTGAGACCGCGTTGGCAATCGCCGTTAGTGCCGATCCAAGTGATTTATGGGCCTTTGCTAATCTTCCTAAACAACTCCCAGCGCAGCAATATAAATTAGAAGATAGCCCATATGGTGACAATCTTGCCATGACTTGGGGATTAGCCACCTATCAATTTTCTCGCTATTTAAAACAGCAAGAGGATCAGACCCATATCACTCTGGCAATCCCTGACAAAAATTTATATGAAGAGGCGCAGCGCCAAATCCAAGCCGTCACACTCGTTAGGGACCTTGTGAACACCCCAGCAGGCGATATGATGCCTCAGGATCTTGCAGCTACGACCAAGTACCTAGCTGAAGAATTCAACGGCTCGTTTAATGAAATCGTAGATGCTTCATTAATTGAGCAAAACTACCCAATGATCCATGCTGTTGGACGTGCTAGCGAAAATCGACCGCGCTTACTGGAACTCAAGTGGGGTAAGGAGTCGGACCCAAAGGTCACACTTGTTGGTAAAGGAGTGTGCTTTGATAGCGGCGGCCTTGATCTTAAACCAGCCAATGCTATGCGGCTTATGAAAAAAGACATGGGTGGTGCTGCTCACGTATTGGGTGTTGCTCACTTGGTCATGAGCCATGCCCTACCCGTTCAATTGCGGGTATTAATTCCCGCGGTAGAAAACGCTGTCAGCGCCAATGCTTTCCGACCCGGTGATGTGCTCAATACAAGAAAGGGATTGAAAGTAGAAATCGACAACACGGATGCAGAAGGACGTCTCGTCCTTTGTGACGCGTTAACCGATGCTTGTGAACAAAATCCAGACCTTATCATTGATTTCGCCACCCTGACGGGTGCGTGTCGAATTGCACTGGGTACAGAGCTGCCTGGCTACTTTAGCAATAGCAATGAAATAGCCCATGCCCTGTTCCAAGCTGGCAGTCAAACACAAGATCCGGTTTGGCAGCTGCCTTTACACACCCCGTACAAAGATATGATTAAGAGTGATGTTGCCGATATGGTCAACAGCGCGGCTTCGCCGTTTGGCGGCGCGATTACAGCTGCGCTCTATCTTCAGGCGTTCATTGAAAACGACACGCCTTGGATCCATTTCGATGTAATGGCTTGGAACAACCGGACGCTTCCTGGCCGTCCTTCTGGCGGAGAGGCAATGGGGGTTCGCGCTGTTTTTGAAATGCTACAGGGTCGCTACGGTCAGTAA
- a CDS encoding rhodanese-related sulfurtransferase — translation MSETQGSIVVCAMYKFVTLDDYQSIRAPLHNFMETQGIRGTLLLANEGINGTVAGSRTAIDALLDWLRKDERLADIDYKESYTDTPPFHRTKVKLKKEIVTMGVEGIDPKRVVGTYVEAKDWNDLISDPDVVLVDTRNDYEFQVGTFKNAINPNTETFREFPQYVKENLDPNKNKKVAMFCTGGIRCEKSTAYLKEQGFDEVYHLKGGILKYLEEVPQEETMWDGECFVFDERVTVNHQLEKGQYDQCHACRLPITEEEKQSEKYQKGVSCPHCYDKLTEEQRQRFAERERQVELAKKRGEAHIGSDVKKTIEQHRQEKEAERERQRLRSLKGQSV, via the coding sequence ATGAGTGAAACTCAAGGCAGCATTGTCGTATGCGCCATGTACAAGTTTGTCACACTAGATGACTATCAATCCATCCGCGCACCCCTTCATAACTTCATGGAAACTCAGGGTATACGCGGTACACTTCTACTTGCCAACGAGGGTATCAATGGCACCGTGGCTGGAAGTCGAACGGCCATCGACGCCTTACTTGATTGGTTGCGTAAAGACGAACGCCTAGCGGATATTGATTATAAAGAATCGTATACCGACACCCCCCCTTTCCACCGTACAAAAGTGAAACTCAAGAAAGAAATTGTGACCATGGGTGTTGAGGGTATTGATCCCAAGCGCGTGGTTGGTACCTACGTCGAAGCTAAAGATTGGAATGATTTGATCAGTGACCCTGATGTTGTTTTGGTCGATACACGCAATGATTATGAGTTCCAAGTGGGCACGTTCAAAAATGCGATCAATCCGAATACAGAGACCTTTCGAGAATTCCCTCAATACGTAAAAGAAAATCTAGATCCCAATAAAAATAAAAAAGTTGCTATGTTCTGTACCGGTGGCATCCGCTGTGAGAAATCCACTGCGTACTTGAAAGAGCAAGGCTTCGACGAAGTTTATCACCTTAAAGGCGGCATCCTTAAATACCTTGAGGAAGTACCGCAAGAAGAAACAATGTGGGATGGCGAATGCTTTGTTTTTGATGAACGCGTCACCGTCAATCATCAGTTAGAGAAAGGTCAGTATGATCAATGCCATGCTTGTCGCTTGCCAATCACCGAAGAGGAAAAGCAAAGTGAAAAGTATCAAAAAGGAGTGAGCTGCCCGCATTGTTATGACAAGCTAACTGAAGAACAACGCCAACGCTTTGCTGAGCGAGAGCGTCAAGTGGAGTTGGCTAAGAAACGCGGTGAAGCGCATATAGGTTCGGATGTGAAAAAGACCATTGAGCAACATCGCCAAGAAAAAGAGGCTGAACGGGAACGTCAAAGACTTCGAAGTTTAAAAGGTCAATCCGTTTAA
- the tpx gene encoding thiol peroxidase: MATVTLQGNAFETCGELPKVGNQAPDFKLTQVDLADLTLADLKGSNIVLNIFPSVDTPTCATSVRKFNEKASSLDNTKVVCVSADLPFAMNRFCGAEGLENVINGSSFRSSFGKDYGVDFATGPLTGLLSRAVVVINADGKVIYTEQVAETADEPDYEEALKALA; the protein is encoded by the coding sequence ATGGCAACAGTAACTCTTCAAGGCAATGCGTTTGAAACCTGCGGAGAATTGCCGAAGGTAGGTAATCAAGCCCCAGACTTCAAGCTGACTCAAGTTGACCTCGCCGATTTAACATTAGCCGATCTTAAGGGCAGTAACATCGTCCTAAACATTTTCCCATCGGTAGATACACCAACTTGTGCGACTTCGGTGCGCAAATTTAATGAAAAGGCATCTTCTTTAGATAATACTAAAGTGGTCTGTGTTTCTGCTGATCTTCCTTTTGCCATGAATCGCTTTTGCGGTGCAGAAGGGCTCGAAAACGTTATCAATGGTTCAAGTTTCCGCTCAAGTTTTGGTAAAGACTATGGTGTTGATTTCGCTACAGGACCTTTGACTGGCTTGCTATCCAGAGCCGTTGTGGTTATCAATGCCGACGGCAAGGTAATTTATACCGAGCAAGTGGCAGAAACTGCGGATGAGCCAGATTACGAAGAAGCATTGAAAGCTTTGGCTTAA
- a CDS encoding DUF695 domain-containing protein, producing the protein MAFSNRWITADGTFQNDPITIRYRDGVEDEKGSGQYPHCIQIVWEASDVDADTGYPNQAELIKIDAFNQKLMQAIESKPCGLLVMVLTSQGINQWILYATSNEEVTLALDSIPTDTGLYPIEVSSEEDADWLVFTQLRDAIKTQ; encoded by the coding sequence ATGGCCTTCTCAAATCGCTGGATTACTGCTGACGGTACGTTTCAAAATGATCCGATTACAATCCGCTATCGCGATGGTGTCGAAGATGAAAAGGGGTCTGGTCAGTACCCACATTGTATTCAGATTGTTTGGGAAGCGTCTGATGTGGATGCAGACACCGGATATCCAAATCAGGCTGAACTCATAAAGATAGATGCGTTTAACCAAAAACTGATGCAAGCCATAGAGAGCAAGCCATGTGGTCTGTTGGTGATGGTTCTTACTTCTCAAGGGATTAATCAATGGATTCTTTATGCGACAAGCAATGAAGAAGTTACATTGGCGCTAGATTCTATTCCAACGGATACAGGTCTGTATCCGATTGAAGTCTCCTCGGAAGAGGATGCGGATTGGTTGGTATTTACCCAATTACGCGACGCGATCAAAACACAATAA
- a CDS encoding ArsR/SmtB family transcription factor encodes MDTPILAEEMQKHARDASQLLKALANENRLMILCSLGQGELSVSELNERLTLSQSALSQHLAWLRREDLVQTRRDAQTIYYALHGTKAKAIIDVLQSIYCADLVTN; translated from the coding sequence ATGGATACACCTATTCTCGCAGAAGAGATGCAAAAGCACGCGCGCGACGCGTCACAACTTCTTAAAGCACTGGCCAATGAAAATCGCCTGATGATTCTGTGTTCACTAGGTCAAGGAGAACTGAGCGTATCAGAGCTAAACGAACGACTCACATTAAGCCAAAGTGCATTAAGCCAACATCTAGCTTGGCTAAGAAGAGAGGATCTTGTGCAAACCCGCCGAGATGCTCAAACAATCTATTACGCGTTACATGGCACTAAGGCGAAAGCCATTATCGACGTATTACAAAGC